From Haloglomus litoreum, the proteins below share one genomic window:
- a CDS encoding MFS transporter: MVSLSMRRRRTLLWALLAGGFLLVNFHRTATAVLADTLAATFDATGAELGSLHASFFYIYAALQLPSGLVVDRYGPRRVGAVGLAAMTGGVVWFASSGGLAEAFLARAAIGLGGSVLYIATLRFCANWYRPDEYATMTGYTIAAAGVGGILATTPLALAIEAAGWRTAMLAAGGVGAGLAVAIGGAVRDTPARAGHEPVTGADDEGTAATLDEVLANTRTVLAERETWLLGVALFLTLGTNFTVLGLWGVPYVVDIYGVDVATASTYVLLGNVGFVIGSPAFGALSDRLERRTALMVGAAALFTLSYAALVLVPPLPVVGAALFLALFANGGVALAFTVGKERHDAEVAGTITGVINSMGYFGAAVFPTLLGAVLDAYWTGEVIGGARVYTVPGYRVAFAIATATGVLATGAIVWLHRREQRAPTADGATPATD; the protein is encoded by the coding sequence ATGGTCAGCCTCTCGATGCGCCGGCGGCGGACGCTCCTCTGGGCGCTGCTCGCGGGCGGGTTCCTGCTGGTGAACTTCCACCGCACCGCGACGGCGGTGCTGGCGGACACGCTCGCCGCGACGTTCGACGCGACCGGGGCCGAGCTGGGAAGCCTCCACGCCTCCTTCTTCTACATCTACGCCGCCCTCCAGCTGCCCTCGGGGCTCGTGGTGGACCGCTACGGGCCGCGGCGGGTCGGGGCCGTCGGACTCGCGGCGATGACCGGCGGCGTGGTCTGGTTCGCGTCCAGCGGCGGCCTCGCCGAGGCGTTCCTCGCGCGGGCCGCCATCGGGCTGGGCGGCAGCGTGCTGTACATCGCGACGCTCCGGTTCTGTGCGAACTGGTACCGTCCGGACGAGTACGCGACCATGACCGGCTACACCATCGCCGCGGCGGGGGTGGGTGGCATCCTCGCGACGACGCCGCTCGCGCTCGCCATCGAGGCGGCCGGGTGGCGGACGGCGATGCTGGCGGCGGGTGGCGTCGGTGCCGGCCTCGCGGTCGCCATCGGTGGGGCCGTCCGGGATACGCCGGCGCGCGCCGGACACGAGCCGGTCACAGGGGCCGACGACGAGGGGACGGCGGCCACGCTGGACGAGGTGCTCGCCAACACGCGGACCGTCCTCGCGGAGCGGGAGACGTGGCTGCTGGGTGTCGCCCTCTTCCTCACCCTCGGGACCAACTTCACCGTCCTCGGGCTGTGGGGCGTGCCGTACGTCGTGGACATCTACGGCGTCGACGTGGCGACGGCCTCGACGTACGTTCTGCTGGGGAACGTCGGGTTCGTGATCGGGTCGCCCGCGTTCGGCGCGCTCTCGGACCGGCTCGAACGCCGCACGGCGCTGATGGTCGGGGCCGCCGCGCTGTTCACCCTGAGCTACGCCGCGCTGGTGCTGGTGCCGCCCCTGCCGGTCGTGGGGGCAGCGCTGTTCCTCGCGCTGTTCGCCAACGGCGGCGTCGCGCTCGCGTTCACCGTGGGCAAGGAGCGCCACGACGCCGAGGTGGCGGGCACCATCACCGGCGTCATCAACAGCATGGGCTATTTCGGTGCCGCGGTGTTCCCGACGCTGCTCGGGGCCGTTCTCGACGCCTACTGGACCGGCGAGGTCATCGGCGGCGCCCGGGTCTACACCGTCCCCGGCTATCGGGTCGCGTTCGCCATCGCGACGGCGACCGGCGTGCTCGCCACGGGCGCCATCGTCTGGCTCCACCGGCGCGAGCAGCGGGCGCCGACTGCGGATGGGGCCACGCCCGCGACCGACTGA
- the rimI gene encoding ribosomal protein S18-alanine N-acetyltransferase, translating to MTATPPRRSLVVREATRADLLEVFRIERASFPQPWPYGAFEGFLGTPGFLVAEQREEGDDPGTITGYIVADTVPNHGSPIGHVKDIAVHPDHRGRGIGRRLLERGLAVMEGRDAARVKLEVRDGNDAAISLYRDFGFRHHHTVPGYYDDGTDALVMVRPGD from the coding sequence GTGACGGCTACCCCCCCGCGCCGGTCGCTCGTGGTTCGCGAGGCCACCCGCGCGGACCTGCTGGAGGTGTTCCGCATCGAGCGGGCCTCCTTCCCGCAGCCGTGGCCCTACGGCGCGTTCGAGGGGTTCCTCGGAACGCCGGGATTCCTCGTCGCGGAGCAGCGCGAGGAGGGCGACGACCCCGGCACCATCACCGGCTACATCGTCGCCGACACCGTGCCCAACCACGGGAGTCCCATCGGTCACGTCAAGGACATCGCCGTCCACCCGGACCACCGCGGCCGGGGCATCGGGCGCCGGCTGCTCGAGCGTGGCCTGGCCGTGATGGAGGGTCGTGACGCCGCACGCGTCAAACTGGAGGTCCGCGACGGGAACGACGCCGCGATCTCGCTCTACCGGGACTTCGGCTTCAGACACCACCACACCGTCCCCGGCTACTACGACGACGGGACCGACGCGCTGGTGATGGTCCGCCCCGGGGACTGA
- a CDS encoding acyl-CoA thioesterase: MDADEIPDDPAEDRFHYVWENRVRYAETDAQGIVFYGEYVTFQDETFSEFLRTIEFPYDELEASGVDLHVVHTELDYHSFAEFDDELRNGFRVAAVRDSSADFEWVCRQAADDRLVASGELTHVAVGEDGPTRVPDDFREAAVAFQDEPPEPV, from the coding sequence ATGGACGCAGACGAGATCCCGGACGACCCCGCGGAGGACCGCTTCCACTACGTCTGGGAGAACCGGGTCCGGTACGCCGAGACCGACGCGCAGGGGATCGTCTTCTACGGCGAGTACGTCACCTTCCAGGACGAGACGTTCTCGGAGTTCCTCCGGACCATCGAGTTCCCGTACGACGAACTCGAGGCCAGCGGCGTCGACCTCCACGTCGTCCACACGGAACTGGACTACCACTCCTTCGCGGAGTTCGACGACGAACTCCGGAACGGGTTCCGCGTCGCCGCGGTCCGCGATTCGAGCGCGGACTTCGAGTGGGTCTGCCGGCAGGCCGCGGACGACCGCCTCGTGGCCAGCGGCGAACTCACCCACGTCGCCGTCGGCGAGGACGGCCCCACCCGGGTCCCCGACGACTTCCGCGAGGCTGCCGTCGCGTTCCAGGACGAACCGCCCGAGCCGGTGTGA
- a CDS encoding GNAT family N-acetyltransferase: MLLRFSEGVGEYADQVRAILRSVDEEFVPPLSSRSGTAEVDDLGGDEGSGIDSYFQACLDQQFLFAETDDELVGVLSYRHRYTPPFLRRFSPSNYPTILAVRREWRNEGVGTALYRTFLFDLPPAYRLPYVVARTWNENVRSIRLHEKFGFDRVHTIPNHRAPGVHTVYFAKALSPHDGE, from the coding sequence ATGCTTCTTCGATTCTCCGAGGGTGTCGGGGAGTACGCCGATCAGGTTCGTGCCATCCTGAGGTCGGTCGACGAGGAGTTCGTCCCCCCGCTCTCGAGTCGGTCGGGGACCGCAGAGGTGGATGACCTCGGTGGGGACGAGGGAAGCGGGATCGATTCGTACTTCCAGGCCTGTCTGGATCAGCAGTTCCTGTTCGCTGAGACGGACGACGAACTCGTCGGTGTTCTCTCCTACCGGCACCGGTACACTCCCCCGTTCCTGCGACGGTTCTCGCCGTCGAACTACCCGACGATTCTGGCGGTCCGCCGCGAGTGGCGGAACGAGGGCGTCGGAACGGCGTTGTATCGGACCTTCCTGTTCGATCTACCACCGGCGTACAGGCTCCCGTACGTCGTCGCTCGGACGTGGAACGAGAACGTTCGGAGCATCCGGCTCCACGAGAAGTTCGGCTTCGACCGGGTCCATACGATCCCCAACCACCGGGCGCCCGGCGTTCACACCGTCTACTTCGCGAAGGCGCTGTCTCCCCACGACGGGGAGTAG
- a CDS encoding DUF5810 domain-containing protein — MTTGYACPVCEDPQADIGHLANHLAFTAMLRNEAHADWLDEHVPGWTDHEEAELSAALEDHTDRLEERDYPQVFEDTTGNDGSAGRDDPAERSGALFDDGGAHGHDHGHDHGQGHGHQHGHDHAPDHDAGHGPSGLPEHVDTAAVPGGAVDDEEREAIMEEAREMTRKLREGAGADEASTAAGDDADDDADDADDE; from the coding sequence ATGACCACCGGCTACGCCTGCCCGGTCTGTGAGGACCCGCAGGCCGACATCGGCCACCTCGCCAACCATCTCGCGTTCACCGCGATGCTCCGGAACGAGGCCCACGCCGACTGGCTGGACGAGCACGTCCCCGGCTGGACCGACCACGAGGAGGCGGAGCTCTCGGCGGCGCTCGAGGACCACACCGACCGCCTCGAGGAGCGCGACTACCCGCAGGTGTTCGAGGATACCACCGGGAACGACGGCAGCGCCGGCCGGGACGACCCGGCCGAGCGCTCGGGCGCCCTGTTCGACGACGGGGGCGCCCACGGACATGACCACGGCCACGACCACGGCCAGGGACACGGGCACCAGCACGGCCACGACCACGCCCCGGACCACGACGCTGGACACGGGCCGTCGGGGCTCCCCGAACACGTCGACACGGCCGCGGTCCCGGGTGGAGCGGTCGACGATGAGGAGCGTGAGGCCATCATGGAGGAGGCCCGGGAGATGACCCGGAAGCTGCGAGAGGGTGCCGGCGCGGACGAGGCGTCCACGGCCGCCGGCGACGACGCCGACGACGACGCCGACGACGCCGACGACGAATAG
- a CDS encoding aconitate hydratase yields the protein MGQTLTEKILSDHLVDGELETGEEIGIEIDQVLTQDTTGTLVWLQFEALDLDEVQTEIAAQYCDHQTYQFDFKNTDDHRFLRSAAGTFGAHFSRPGNGICHNVHKENFAAPGKTMLGSDSHTPTPGGLGELAIGAGGLDVAVAMGGGPYYIEMPEVVNVRLEGELPEWSTAKDVALEMLRRLTVKGGVGKIFEYTGPGVENLTVPERTTITNLGTELGATTSIFPTDEKTKDYLARQGREDEFVDIGPDEDAEYDDEIVVDMSDIEPLIAEPSMPDKVVPVREAAGRSVDQVIIGSCTNGGYEDILPTAKMLEGRQINKKTEMIVAPGSKQASEILARQGWTAELMAAGVNFSEATCGACIGIGHVPASDSVSLRTFNRNFEGRSGIEDDSVYLCSPEVAAAAALAGEIVDPRDLADELGDLEAPGVELPDKYDGSKADLIAPDEAVDDELIKGPNIGDVPLKDELDSELAGPNLLHMEDNITTDHIIPATQDILMYRSNVPKLSEFTLSRVDDTFAQRALDSDGGFLVAGENYGQGSSREHAALCPMYLGIEGVFAQSFARIHKANLFNFGLIPLTIDEETYEKLEQGDDMEIVDDVAEGVRSGQEEFTVRVNDDWEFTANLDASEREREILADGGKLSHTKKLAEDGGSGATPADD from the coding sequence ATGGGACAGACGCTTACCGAGAAAATCCTCTCCGACCACCTCGTGGACGGGGAGCTCGAGACCGGCGAGGAGATCGGGATCGAGATCGACCAGGTGCTCACACAGGACACGACCGGGACGCTCGTCTGGCTGCAGTTCGAGGCGCTGGACCTCGACGAGGTCCAGACGGAGATCGCGGCCCAGTACTGCGACCACCAGACCTACCAGTTCGACTTCAAGAACACGGACGACCACCGCTTCCTCCGGAGCGCGGCGGGCACGTTCGGCGCGCACTTCTCGCGCCCGGGCAACGGTATCTGCCACAACGTCCACAAGGAGAACTTCGCGGCGCCCGGCAAGACGATGCTCGGCTCCGACAGCCACACGCCGACGCCCGGCGGACTGGGCGAGCTGGCCATCGGTGCCGGCGGCCTGGACGTGGCGGTCGCCATGGGCGGCGGCCCGTACTACATCGAGATGCCGGAGGTCGTGAACGTCCGGCTCGAGGGTGAACTCCCCGAGTGGAGCACTGCGAAGGACGTCGCGCTGGAGATGCTGCGCCGCCTCACCGTCAAGGGCGGCGTCGGCAAGATCTTCGAGTACACCGGCCCCGGTGTCGAGAACCTCACCGTCCCCGAGCGGACGACCATCACCAACCTCGGCACGGAGCTCGGTGCGACCACGTCCATCTTCCCGACCGACGAGAAGACGAAGGACTACCTCGCCCGCCAGGGTCGCGAGGACGAGTTCGTCGACATCGGCCCCGACGAGGACGCCGAGTACGACGACGAGATCGTCGTCGATATGTCCGACATCGAGCCGCTCATCGCCGAGCCCTCGATGCCGGACAAGGTCGTGCCGGTCCGCGAGGCCGCCGGCCGGTCCGTCGACCAGGTCATCATCGGCTCCTGTACGAACGGCGGCTACGAGGACATCCTCCCGACGGCGAAGATGCTGGAGGGCCGCCAGATCAACAAGAAGACCGAGATGATCGTCGCGCCCGGCTCCAAGCAGGCCTCCGAGATCCTCGCCCGCCAGGGCTGGACCGCGGAGCTGATGGCCGCCGGCGTCAACTTCTCCGAGGCCACCTGCGGGGCGTGTATCGGTATCGGCCACGTTCCCGCCTCCGATTCGGTCTCGCTGCGCACCTTCAACCGCAACTTCGAGGGTCGCTCCGGCATCGAGGACGACTCCGTCTACCTCTGCTCGCCGGAGGTCGCCGCCGCGGCCGCCCTCGCGGGCGAGATCGTCGACCCGCGTGACCTCGCCGACGAACTCGGCGACCTCGAGGCGCCGGGCGTCGAGCTGCCCGACAAGTACGACGGCTCGAAGGCCGACCTCATCGCGCCCGACGAGGCCGTCGACGACGAGCTCATCAAGGGCCCGAACATCGGCGACGTCCCGCTCAAGGACGAGCTGGACTCCGAGCTGGCCGGTCCGAACCTCCTGCACATGGAGGACAACATCACGACCGACCACATCATTCCGGCCACGCAGGACATCCTGATGTACCGGTCGAACGTTCCCAAACTGAGCGAGTTCACGCTCTCGCGCGTCGACGACACGTTCGCGCAGCGGGCCCTCGACAGCGACGGCGGCTTCCTCGTCGCCGGCGAGAACTACGGCCAGGGCTCCTCCCGTGAGCACGCGGCGCTGTGCCCGATGTACCTGGGCATCGAGGGCGTCTTCGCACAGAGCTTCGCCCGCATCCACAAGGCGAACCTGTTCAACTTCGGCCTCATCCCGCTCACCATCGACGAGGAGACCTACGAGAAGCTCGAGCAGGGCGACGACATGGAGATCGTCGACGACGTCGCCGAGGGCGTCCGCTCCGGCCAGGAGGAGTTCACGGTCCGCGTGAACGACGACTGGGAGTTCACGGCCAACCTCGACGCCTCCGAGCGCGAGCGCGAGATCCTCGCCGACGGTGGCAAGCTCTCGCACACGAAGAAGCTCGCCGAGGACGGCGGCTCCGGCGCGACCCCGGCCGACGACTGA
- a CDS encoding CAP domain-containing protein, with amino-acid sequence MADCVVCGRETSVTAACPHCGRPVCAAHRPTDAHDCPGLDAERTGGWIIDLDGPAREPIREGGTTAGTAREDSTTAGTAREDPGWRELLTPSRSGAYMAAGSLLVVLVAALLVVFAAPGPGAAAGDGLNETRVEHLVAEEVNERRAANGLDPLDYDADLAAVAAFHSRDMHDRDYFAHEGPDGETVSDRYSRFGIDCNGGENIYLTRGGGLAATERTLADHVVREWMNSEGHREAILKERFTRQGIGIVIVDGSVYATQNFC; translated from the coding sequence ATGGCCGATTGCGTCGTCTGTGGCCGGGAGACGTCCGTCACGGCCGCCTGTCCCCACTGCGGACGGCCGGTCTGTGCGGCCCACCGGCCGACCGACGCACACGACTGCCCCGGGCTCGACGCCGAGCGGACGGGCGGCTGGATCATCGACCTCGACGGTCCCGCGAGGGAGCCGATCCGCGAGGGCGGTACCACAGCGGGTACAGCCCGCGAGGACAGCACCACAGCGGGCACAGCCCGCGAGGACCCGGGCTGGCGCGAGCTCCTGACGCCATCCCGGAGCGGCGCGTACATGGCTGCTGGAAGCCTGCTCGTGGTCCTGGTCGCGGCGCTGCTGGTCGTGTTCGCGGCCCCCGGGCCGGGCGCGGCCGCCGGGGACGGCCTCAACGAGACCCGCGTCGAGCACCTCGTCGCCGAGGAGGTGAACGAGCGCCGGGCCGCGAACGGCCTCGACCCGCTCGACTACGACGCCGACTTGGCCGCCGTGGCCGCCTTCCACTCCCGGGATATGCACGACCGGGACTACTTCGCCCACGAGGGGCCGGACGGCGAGACGGTCTCGGATCGCTACAGCCGCTTCGGCATCGACTGCAACGGCGGCGAGAACATCTACCTGACCCGTGGCGGCGGCCTGGCGGCGACCGAGCGGACCCTCGCCGACCACGTCGTCCGCGAGTGGATGAACTCCGAGGGCCACCGCGAGGCCATCCTGAAGGAGCGCTTCACCCGCCAGGGTATCGGCATCGTCATCGTCGATGGGTCGGTGTACGCGACACAGAACTTCTGCTAG
- a CDS encoding HVO_0476 family zinc finger protein gives MSTNRVAVACPSCSPGDETVHEVLHESGHATVRCTECAHVHKTDLPSEPTVERRVIVSQEGDSFDASVEFDPDERLSVDDEFLVETDEAILSVAVTSLELAGEDESPRTDAAPVDDVKTVWTRVVGNVSVDLTLHPKDGRHDSTYSTTVRVPGDEVFTVGETHEYADAEFTVEGIYLRDDVERYGQQKLDYAGDQAPAKHIKRVYARDESKTSVAWSGW, from the coding sequence ATGAGCACGAACCGCGTCGCGGTCGCCTGTCCGTCCTGCTCGCCGGGGGACGAGACGGTCCACGAGGTCCTGCACGAGAGCGGTCACGCCACCGTCCGCTGTACGGAGTGTGCCCACGTCCACAAGACGGACCTGCCGAGCGAGCCGACGGTCGAGCGCCGGGTCATCGTCTCGCAGGAGGGCGACTCCTTCGACGCCAGCGTCGAGTTCGACCCCGACGAGCGGCTGTCGGTCGACGACGAGTTCCTCGTCGAGACCGACGAGGCCATCCTCTCGGTGGCGGTGACCAGCCTCGAACTCGCCGGCGAGGACGAGTCCCCCCGGACCGACGCCGCGCCCGTCGACGACGTGAAGACGGTGTGGACGCGCGTCGTCGGCAACGTCTCGGTCGACCTCACCCTCCACCCGAAGGACGGCCGCCACGACTCGACGTACTCCACGACGGTCCGGGTGCCCGGCGACGAGGTGTTCACGGTCGGCGAGACCCACGAGTACGCGGACGCCGAGTTCACCGTCGAGGGCATCTACCTCCGCGACGACGTGGAGCGCTACGGCCAGCAGAAACTCGACTACGCGGGCGACCAGGCGCCAGCCAAACACATCAAGCGGGTGTACGCCCGCGACGAGTCGAAGACCTCCGTCGCCTGGTCCGGGTGGTAG
- a CDS encoding transcription antitermination protein, which produces MNGEELVAAVREERETELSRLGSEKAVVAATGAQLETGPVLSAAARLLDGGADTLAAWADETDNEDARAAFADAADTLAGHRDALLDMDDAASTDGDAPYVVDELRTAETTPERVAAGLVALPLVGERLLLQVINYLVNEGVRSGADTVRDARSDLQAMPGDAAALLDTVCVDDGDWVTAQTAATDALGTAYDEYAETLNEMGLDPKPVC; this is translated from the coding sequence ATGAACGGCGAGGAACTCGTGGCGGCCGTCCGGGAGGAACGGGAGACGGAGCTGAGCCGGCTCGGCTCCGAGAAGGCCGTCGTCGCGGCGACCGGCGCACAACTGGAGACCGGCCCCGTCCTGAGCGCGGCCGCACGCCTCCTCGACGGCGGCGCGGACACGCTGGCTGCGTGGGCCGACGAGACCGACAACGAGGACGCTCGGGCGGCCTTCGCCGACGCGGCCGACACGCTGGCCGGCCACCGGGATGCCCTGCTCGACATGGACGACGCGGCGAGCACCGACGGGGACGCTCCCTACGTCGTCGACGAACTCCGGACCGCCGAGACGACGCCCGAACGGGTCGCCGCGGGACTCGTCGCCCTCCCGCTGGTGGGCGAGCGGCTCCTGTTGCAGGTCATCAACTACCTGGTCAACGAGGGGGTCCGCTCGGGTGCCGACACGGTTCGCGACGCCCGGAGCGACCTGCAGGCGATGCCCGGCGACGCGGCCGCCCTGCTGGACACGGTCTGTGTCGATGACGGGGACTGGGTGACCGCGCAGACGGCCGCGACCGACGCTCTCGGGACCGCGTACGACGAGTACGCCGAGACGCTGAACGAGATGGGACTGGACCCGAAGCCCGTGTGCTGA
- a CDS encoding HPP family protein gives MQDDLPGRLRSAWRRLRRLERREIRGFRAWLEHTNNLIHLSALLFVPLLMGAVTFLSGELQQISFLLFPPLASGTYTLFYDPDGAFASPRRFVGGITFGAVAGLVAVNVAAAFQHTTVDGLQVTPTSAALAVFLAGAGTWALDLEEPSAFSTALLVLVTGTDRLTYVVSVATSSLLVAGVFLLWRERFFDRRARYLYTSTRGDDRVLVPVRGAHPGETARLGARIAAAHEGAKVVLLGLLDPEAFAAAADAPETDAPDDRIAVLDDDGATGERDATAGGRTVTAAGADDTSPDEATVDGAVADGAGDALAEQLATAASAMDLESRAADIETTYGVPAEVLVAETTPETPGRAIVQAAHDTNCDLIVTPYETDGDRLAPHIHELFHSDTDTLVHRCADPEDPSGGEWRDVLVPVRRAGDVAHKMIDFATRLAGDVGRVSVCKCIGSERERADAERMLGNLAETADGGVETRVARDDIVEFLTRVSASYDLVIIGSSSDRSTASRFVSRPTFERVDELDCDFAILDRNFRF, from the coding sequence ATGCAGGACGACCTCCCGGGGCGGCTCCGGTCGGCGTGGCGCCGTCTGCGGCGGCTGGAACGGCGCGAGATCCGGGGGTTCCGCGCGTGGCTGGAGCACACGAACAACCTCATCCACCTGTCGGCGCTGCTGTTCGTCCCGCTGTTGATGGGGGCGGTCACGTTCCTGTCGGGCGAGCTCCAGCAGATCTCCTTCCTCCTGTTCCCGCCGCTGGCCTCGGGGACGTACACACTGTTCTACGACCCGGACGGGGCGTTCGCCTCGCCACGGCGGTTCGTCGGCGGGATCACCTTCGGCGCGGTCGCCGGGCTGGTCGCGGTCAACGTCGCCGCCGCGTTCCAGCACACGACCGTCGACGGACTGCAGGTCACGCCCACGAGCGCCGCACTGGCGGTGTTCCTGGCGGGGGCTGGAACCTGGGCGCTGGACCTCGAGGAGCCGTCGGCGTTCTCGACGGCGCTGCTGGTGCTGGTGACGGGGACCGACCGCCTGACGTACGTCGTGAGCGTCGCCACCTCCAGCCTCCTCGTCGCCGGTGTCTTCCTCCTGTGGCGCGAGCGCTTCTTCGACCGGCGGGCGCGCTACCTCTACACCTCGACCCGCGGCGACGACCGCGTCCTCGTGCCCGTTCGCGGCGCACACCCGGGCGAGACCGCCCGCCTCGGCGCGCGCATCGCCGCCGCCCACGAGGGCGCGAAGGTCGTACTGCTGGGACTGCTCGACCCCGAGGCGTTCGCCGCCGCGGCCGACGCACCCGAGACGGACGCCCCGGACGACCGCATCGCCGTCCTCGACGACGACGGGGCGACGGGCGAGCGCGACGCGACAGCGGGTGGACGGACGGTCACGGCCGCGGGCGCGGACGACACCTCGCCCGACGAGGCGACCGTCGACGGGGCGGTCGCCGACGGTGCCGGTGACGCGCTGGCCGAGCAGCTCGCGACCGCCGCCTCGGCGATGGACCTCGAATCGCGCGCGGCCGACATCGAGACGACCTACGGGGTCCCCGCGGAGGTGCTGGTCGCCGAGACAACCCCCGAGACGCCGGGGCGCGCCATCGTGCAGGCGGCCCACGACACGAACTGCGACCTCATCGTCACCCCCTACGAGACCGATGGCGACCGGCTGGCGCCGCACATCCACGAACTGTTCCACAGCGACACGGACACCCTGGTCCATCGCTGTGCCGACCCCGAGGACCCGTCCGGTGGCGAGTGGCGTGACGTGCTGGTCCCGGTCCGCCGCGCCGGCGACGTGGCCCACAAGATGATCGACTTCGCCACCCGGCTCGCCGGCGACGTCGGCCGCGTGTCGGTCTGCAAGTGCATCGGAAGCGAGCGCGAGCGGGCCGACGCGGAGCGGATGCTGGGCAACCTGGCCGAGACCGCCGACGGCGGCGTCGAGACGCGGGTCGCCCGCGACGACATCGTCGAGTTCCTCACCCGCGTCTCCGCGAGCTACGACCTCGTCATCATCGGCTCGTCCTCGGACCGCTCGACCGCGTCGCGGTTCGTGTCGCGACCGACGTTCGAGCGCGTGGACGAACTGGACTGCGATTTCGCGATCCTGGACCGGAACTTCAGGTTCTAG
- a CDS encoding J domain-containing protein has product MPDPGDTGEDYYAVLGVPADASVAAIEDSYRERVKETHPDLNDAPDATDEFQRVRRAREVLTDPEERARYDRLGHERYVGNGADGDGMTGSNASDGFGGRGRRRQRARWTAEGWTDSSTGAGAGSSAGTAAGSGAGPTADPTASYAADEDAEGAGTVPPSGLGDRITVAARMLERYRFDLDPKTAIFGLATFFFYPVFLASSVTPRFPIVVNLILLCCLLCTLGYLLATPEVGVPVFGAWSLIGPIMFIFADRPLLSWAGFFLVAATFVPFGLSLTIMELLRLD; this is encoded by the coding sequence ATGCCCGACCCGGGTGACACGGGCGAGGACTACTACGCGGTGCTGGGCGTCCCGGCTGACGCCAGCGTCGCGGCCATCGAGGACTCGTACCGCGAGCGGGTCAAGGAGACGCACCCGGACCTGAACGACGCACCGGACGCCACCGACGAGTTCCAGCGTGTGAGACGCGCCCGGGAGGTGCTGACCGACCCCGAGGAGCGGGCGCGCTACGACCGCCTGGGTCACGAGCGTTACGTCGGCAACGGGGCGGACGGGGATGGCATGACCGGAAGCAACGCCAGCGACGGCTTCGGCGGGCGCGGGCGCCGCCGCCAGCGCGCTCGCTGGACCGCCGAGGGCTGGACCGATTCCAGCACCGGCGCCGGGGCCGGGAGCAGCGCCGGCACTGCGGCCGGGTCCGGCGCCGGTCCCACCGCGGACCCGACCGCGAGCTACGCTGCGGACGAGGATGCCGAGGGTGCTGGTACCGTCCCCCCGAGCGGTCTGGGCGACCGCATCACGGTCGCCGCGCGGATGCTGGAGCGGTACCGCTTCGATCTCGACCCGAAGACCGCCATCTTCGGGCTGGCGACGTTCTTCTTCTACCCCGTCTTCCTCGCCAGCAGCGTCACCCCGCGCTTCCCCATCGTGGTCAACCTCATCCTGCTGTGCTGTCTCCTCTGCACGCTCGGCTACCTGCTCGCGACGCCGGAGGTCGGCGTCCCCGTCTTCGGCGCCTGGTCGCTCATCGGTCCCATCATGTTCATCTTCGCGGACCGGCCGCTGCTGTCGTGGGCCGGCTTCTTCCTCGTCGCCGCCACGTTCGTCCCGTTCGGACTGAGCCTGACGATCATGGAGCTGTTGCGGCTGGACTGA